The genomic region AATAGTAAGACCTATAATTTTTTTAGCTCCATTATTTTTTAAAATTTTTGCTGCTTCTTGGAGGGTGGCTCCTGATGTAAAAACATCATCAATAAGAATAATATTTTGTCCGTTTATTAATCCCGGGCTTCTTACTTCAAATATATTTTTAATATTTTTATAACGCTGCTCGTAATTTTCTATTTTGGCTTGCGGCGGGTTATCAACTTTGCGGATTAAAATATTGTCTAGTATTTTAAAATTAAATTGGTGGGCAAAAATTTTGGCAATTTCTTCGCTTTGATTAAAACCTCTTTCGCACAGTCTTTTTTTATGTAAAGGTATTGGTATAACAATATAACCTCCCCAATCCTCCTCAATTGTTTTAGTCGTTTTGGTCCAAAAAACATTTAAAAAATTTGCCAATGTGAAAGCGATTTCTTTAATATATTGGTATTTAAATTGATGAATTAAATTTTTAATTACGGGGTGGTCATAGAATAATGCGGAGCCCAAAAAGTCGAGGTGTGATTTTTTGTTAGAATGCAGACATTTTTTAAAATCAACCACTCTTCTGAAGCAAATGGGGCAAATAAAACCTGAGTTAATGACAATGCTATCCAAACAATTATCGCATAAATAAAGTTGTTTTGCGGCAGGAATAAAAGATTGGCAATTAACGCAATAAATAGGAAAAAGACAATCAAAAATAAAATTTTTGACAATTTTTATTTTCATCATTGTGGATAATTTTATTTAATATTTTATAATTGTTTTTTATAATAAAAAAGAGATAAAAAATTTTCAATTATGCGTGTTTTGGGTATTGATATCGGGACAACAAATATTAAGGCGGTAGAATTATCTGGCACAGTTGACCAGCCAATTTTAGAAAACTATGGCATTTTAGAAACTTACGGATATCTTGAACGCAATAACGCCACAATTCAAAGCAATTATTTTAAATTGGTGGAAGATGTAACAATTGATTTAGTAAAAAAACTCTTTTTGGTTTTAAAACCCAAAACCAAAAGGGCTGTTTTCTCTTTGCCGGTTTTTTCCAGTTTCATAACCCAATTTGACTTACCCTTTACAGACAAAAAAGAAATTGCTACGGCTGTAACTTTCGAGGCAAAAAAATATATACCCGTGCCATTAGAAGAGTTGGAAATTAGTTGGATGTTGGTTGGTCAAACTACAGAAGGAACAAAAGAGAAAAGTAATATTGTATTGGTAGCCACACCAAGAGAATTGGTTGAAAAATATAGGAGAATAGGACAGGCAGTAGGTCTGAATGTGTTGGGCTGGGAAGTCGAAGGCATTTCGTTAATTCGTTCACTAATCAAGGGTGATAAAAGAAATACTTTGATTATTGATATGGGAACACAGATTACCAATTTTTTTATTGTTGAAAATGGTTTTTTAGTAAGTTATGAAACTTTAAATATTGGAGGCGCAGAAATCACTCATGTTATTAGTCGAAGTCTAGGCGTTAATAAAGAAAGAGCGGAGGAATTTAAAAAGATAAAAGGTTTTAAGGTGGATCCTCAAGAAATGGGTGTCGTTAATATTTTAATGCCGATTGTGGATAACTTTGGCAATGAAATTTTAAGAATGATGGATATTTATCAGCAAAAGAATAATAAAAAAATCGAACGCATTATTATTACTGGCGGAGGAGCTAATATGCCTGGTTTGGTGGAGTATTTTGAGGATTTTTTGAATACTTCCGTTGAAAAGGGTTGGCCGTTTCAGGATATAAAGTATGTTGATTTCTTAGAGCCTCTTTTGCGCGATGTGGCACCTTTTCTTTCTATTTCCACAGGGGCGGCGCTTAAGGGCTTGGAATAGTCTGTAAAAAATATTATAATTTAAATATATGGCTGAGTTTCAAAATATAGATTTATACGCTAAAAAAAGATCTGGTGGATGGTTGGGTAGATTATTAACCCTTTCAATAATTTTACTAATTATTTCTTTGGGGTTGTATTTTATTGCCGTATTTTATCAAAACTATCTAAATAAAAACATTAGTGATTTAAACAATAAAATAAAATCTTTAAGCAATGAGATTTCCGAAACCGATAGAAGGGAAGTTCTAGGCTTTTATTCGCAATTAATAAATTTAAAAGCGCTGCTTAGTAATCATTTATATTCTTCCAAAATTTTTGAACGATTAGAATTGATTACTCATCCAAAAGTTGCCTTTTCCGCATTTTCTTATGATTATAAAAATAAAACTTTAAAAATAGATGGTTATTCAAATAATTTGGAGTTTTTGGCTCAACAAATGTTGGCATTTCAAAAAGTTTCCGAATTTAATAAGGTGAATTTATCCAACGTAAGAATAGCTGGTGATAAGGTCACTTTCGCTTTTGAAATTACTTTTAATCCCAATTTCGTTTTAAAATAATCAAACTATGAAAGAAACAACAAAAAGAAATTTTAGTTTAATACTGACAATCATATTCTTTTTAATATCCGTGATAACCTTCTTTAATTATACGTGGCCAAATTTACTTAAAGTTCTTGATTTAAATGATAGTTTGAAGCTTGTTAAAGAAGAATATGCTCGTCAGAGCAAATCTTTACAGCTGGCGAAAGACATAATTAATCAGTATAAAAATTTATCAAACGTTAATCAAATGATTTCATTAACGCTCCCCAAAACCGACGAGCTTTTTAACGTTTTAGCACAATTGGATAAAATTTCTTCTGAAAGCGGAATATTAATCCAAAATATCACCATTAAACCTCCTCTTCAAAGTGCAACATCCACGGCAACTGGTGTTGATGGTGGTAGTGCAAAAGCATCTTTAATTAACGCGGTTCAATCTGTTAATGTTGATTTGTCTATGGTTGGCACATACGAATCTTTTAAAACTTGGTTAAATGCTATAGAAACTAATATAAGATTAATGGATGTTACCTCCATTAATTTTACTGGCGTGGTTGCTTCGGAAAAAACAACAACTAATATTTTTAATTTCCGCGTCAATCTAAATTTTTATTATCAACCATAATATGGAAACAGTAGAGCAAAAACCAAAAACAAATATTTTCATCTACGTTATCATAGTTATTCTTATTGCTGCTATTGCTATAGTTTATTTTGTATTTTTTGCACCTGAAAAAATTGCAAAAAAACAGACAACTGTTACAACTGTTAATGTCGCAACCCAAGAGACTGGAGCGATTACATCACAAACAACAACCGCAATAAAAACTACTGGTACAACAACAGCGGATATAACTGGTGGATTAAGCAGTTTAAAATTAACACCAGAAGAGATTTTAAACAATCCAATTTTTCAATCTTTGCATTCCTATGCTGAACCGGTAGAATTGCCCAGCCTGGGTCGTCCTAATCCATTTATTCCATACTAATTTTACAATGATTCCAAATAAAAACTTTCTTGATTTATTGGTTAAAAATAACAAGATAAACCAATCATTGGCTGATCGTTTATTAAAAGAAAGCCAAAATTTAAATCGCAATGTTGAAGATTTAATTTATGAACGCAATCTTATTTCTGATGAGGAAATAGCCAAAATTAAAAGCGAGTACTATAAAATTCCTTTAAAGACATTTACAAAAGAAGAAATAGTACCTAATGAAGTTTTGAATATTATCCCCGAGGAGGTTTCTCGAACCCACAAGATTGTTGCTTTTAAAAAAGAAAAGGATACTTTGTATGTCGGTATGCTTTATCCTGATGATACTAAGGCACAGGATATCTTGAAATTTATTGCTAAACAGAAAAAATTGAATATCGCCATTTATCTTGTTGCAAAGAGCGATTTAGAAAATTTGTGGAAAAATTATCGGTCATTTGCTACTCGCTTAAAAGAAATTCAAGATAGTGTAGAAATATTTAAACGCCAAGCAAAAGCAACCCACCAATTATATCAACAAAGAATTATTAGAATTGATGAAGCTAGTGGGGTGATTGCTGAAGAGGCGCCTGTGATTAAAATTGTTTCAACTGTTTTGGAAGAAGCGGTTAATGCCGATGCTTCTGATATACATATCGAACCGATGCGAAACAGATTAAGAGTGCGTTTCAGATTGGATGGCGACTTAAAAGAAATTATGAGCTTGCCCTTGGAATTGCAACCCGCCATTGTCGCTCGCATTAAAATTTTGTCTGATTTAAAAATTGACGAAACACGCGTGCCTCAAGATGGACGATTCCGAACATTGCTAGACAATAAAGAAATTGATTTTCGTGTTTCAACTTTGCCAACTGCGTTGGGTGAAAAAGTGGCCATTCGTATTTTAAATCCTTATATCGGATTAAAAACAATTGAAGGGCTGGGTGTAAAAGACTACCATCAAAAGCTGATTCTAGAGGGAATTGAAAAGCCTTTTGGTATGATTCTTGTTACTGGTCCAACGGGTTCTGGTAAGACAACAACGTTATACGCTGTTCTCCAAAAATTAAATCAAGAAGACATCAATATTGTTAGTTTAGAAGATCCGGTAGAGTACTTTATTGAAGGATTAAATCAGTCTCAAGTTAAACCAGAAATTGGTTATAATTTTGCTTCGGGGTTAAGACAGATTGTGCGTCAAGACCCTGATGTAATAATGGTTGGTGAGATTCGCGATAATGAAACGGCTGAATTAGCTGTGCACGCTGCCCTTACTGGTCATCTAGTGCTTTCGACGTTGCATACTAATAATGCTATTGGAGTTATTCCGCGATTAATTGATATGAAAATTGAGCCTTATTTGTTGCCAGCATCGCTTATTTTAATGGTTGCTCAGCGATTGGTTGGGAAGTTGTGTGATAATTGTAAACAAAAAGTTGAAGCCACAGGAATTTTAAAAGAAGAAATTGAAAAAACAATTGATTCACTGCCTTCGGAATTGAAAAAGAAATACAAAAAAGAAAAATACGAAATTTACTTACCACAGGGTTGTAAAGAATGTAATTTTAAGGGAGTGAAAGGCCGTATTCCCATTTTTGAAATTTTAAAAATGACACCGTCTTTAGAGCAGGTGATTTTAACTAATCCATCAGAAGCTAATCTCAAAGCCGAGGCGGAAAGGCAGGGAATGGTTACTTTGCGACAAGATGGCATTATCAAAGCTTTAGAAGGCATTGTTTCGGTTGATGAGGTTCTTAAAGAAACAGTGAAATTGGAATAAAATTGGTTTATAATATAAAATAAAATAGAAAAACATATGGATTTATTTTATAAAGACAAATTAGAACAACTTTTAATGCTTACAGCGCAAGAAAGCGCTTCTGATTTGCATTTTTCGGTTGGCCGCAAACCAACTTTAAGAATTGATGGACGATTAGTTCCTATTGTTAAAGAGGAAGTTTACACAAAGGATATTGTGGCTGGTTTAGTTGATGCTCTTCTTCCAGCAGAAAAAAAAGAAGAATTTCTTAAAAATAGAGAAGTTGATTTTTCTTATACTTTATCCGATAAAGCGCGTTTTCGTGTTAATGTTTATTTTCAAAGAGGCAATATGGCCGCCTCATTAAGATTTATTCCTTATAAAATTAGAACCATTGAAGAATTAAATTTGCCGCCAGTATTGCATGATTTTACTAAATATACTCAGGGATTTGTATTGGTGGTTGGTCCAGCAGGGCATGGCAAATCAACAACTCTTGCTGCCTTAATTGATGAAATTAATCATAAAAGAACCACGCATATTATTACAATTGAAGATCCAATAGAATATGTTTTTATTCAGGATAGATCAATTATTGACCAAAGAGAAGTTTTTAGCGACACTCTGAGTTTTCATCGCGCTTTGCGTTCAGTTTTGCGACAAGATCCGGATGTAATTATGGTCGGTGAAATGCGCGACCCAGAAACAATTCAAACTGCTATTACAGCCGCTGAAACTGGGCATTTGGTTTTTTCAACTCTTCATACTAATTCTGCTTCCCAGACAATTGATCGTATTATTGATAGTTTTCCAGCTTCACAACAAGCCCAAATCAGAACCCAGCTAGCTTCAACGTTAGTAGGTATTGTTTCTCAAAGATTAGTGCCGCGGTTAAATGGTGGTCGCGTGCCTGCTTGCGAGGTTATGATAACAAATTCTGCCATTCGCAATTTAATTAGAGATGATAAAGTTTATCAAATTGATTTAGTTATTGAAACTAGCATCCAAGAAAAAATGATTTCTTTAAATCGTTCGTTGGCAAATCTTGTAAAACAAAGCGAAATTTCTTTAGAAACAGCCCAATCGTATTCATTAAATCCGGCCGAATTAGCAAATCTTTTGGCTCGATAAAATATGGCTAAATTTAGATATACGGGTAGAAATGAATTAGGAGAAATTCAAAGCGGCGTTGTTGAAGCTGGCAATCGTGATTTGGCAATTCGAGTTTTGCAAGATAATAAAATTTACGTTCTGTCTCTTGAATCTTTGGAGAAAAAAGGATTTTTTGAAAATTTACTTAGAAGTTTTCAAAAAGTAAAAATCAAAAATCTGATGATTTTTACAAGGCAATTAAGCACTTTGCTTTCAGCTAAAGTTCAATTAATTGATGCTCTAAAAACTTTATACAATCAAATAAATGACCCAATTTTAAGGGACGCTGTTTTTGATGTTTTTACTGATGTTGAAGGGGGGTTATATCTTTCCCAAGCCCTATCAAAACACCCCAGAGTTTTTTCTGATTTTTATATTAATATGATTAAATCCGCAGAATTATCAGGTCGATTGGAAGAAACATTAAATTATCTGGCTGATTATCTAGAAAAAGAGAATAAATTAACCAGCAGATTTAGAAATGCTTTAATATACCCAATATTTATTTTAGTGGTTTTTTTGGCTGTTTTAATTTTGGTGGTTACCGTTGTGATTCCGCAATTAAAAAGCGTTTTTGTTGAAGCAGATGTAAAATTACCATTTCTCACGAGGTTTTTATTAAACATCGGTGATTTTATTTTAAATTGGGGTGTGGGGTTGATTATCTTTTTTGGCGCAGTTATTATCTTGCTTGTTAGATATATTAGAACAGAAGAGGGAAGGAGGTTTTGGCAGCAAACCACCCTTTCTATTCCTATTTTAGGAGGCATTGTTAAAAAAGTTGCCTTGAGTCGCTTCTCTTCATCTTGTAGCGCTTTGATTAAAGGCGGTTTGCCAATTGCTAATTCTTTAGAAATTGCTGGTAAAATTACAACAAACATTGTTTATGAAAAAATTCTTGCAAATACCGCTGAGGCCATTCGAACAGGTTCTTCCATTTCTCAATATCTTGCTCAATATCCCGATTATTTTCCGCCAATGGTGATTCAAATGATTTCGGTTGGTGAATCCTCGGGGCGAGTAGAAGATTTATTAATGCGAGTGGCGGATTTTTATAGCAATGAAGTAGATCAGACAGTAAGCAATATAGCGGAAATTATTCAACCTATTCTAATTATTGCCTTGGGCGTTTTTATGGGCTTATTTATTGCCGCTGTGCTTTTGCCAATATATAATTTAGCCCAGGTCTTTTAAATTTGATTTTAATATTTTAAAATATATAAAAGGTCGATTTATCAAAAAATAAATAAAAATGCGTAATAAAAACAAAGGTTTTACTTTAATTGAAATGCTCGTCGTTATTGCGGTAATTGGTTTGTTGGCCGCGTTAATTTTGGTTGGTTTGTCCAGTTTTAGAACCCGCGGTCGAGATACTAGAAGAATTGCTGATTTAAAAGAGGTGCAGAATGGTTTGGAAGTATATTATATGAAAAATGGTAATTATCCAAATGTTAATACTTGGAGCGCATTAGAAACGGCGTTAGTTGGTGCTGGTATCGGAATCACAAGCATTCCTAAAGATCCAACAGCCACTTATAATTATGTGTATGGTGTTGATGCAACTCAGCAACACTATGTAATTGGCGCAACAATTGAAGATGCAGCAGGTAACCAATCTTTATTGGCTAATGATATAGATGGTAACCCTGTTAATTTGGCGGGTGTTACTATTAATGTTAATTGTGAGGATCCTGTTTATTGTGTAGGAATGTAAGATTTATGGTTGGTGGTTTGTGTTTGATTGTGATTTTAATCGGGTTGGGAGTGGGGAGTTTTATTAATGTAATAACAACTCGCTTCCAGCCCGATTCTTATATTAAATTTTCTCAATTAGTCAGCGGTCGATCCCGCTGTCCTTTTTGTTTGCATCAATTAAGGTGGTATGATTTAATACCAATTTTTAGTTTTGTTTTTTTAAAAGGCCGATGTCGCTATTGTAAAAATAGAATTTCTTGGCAGTATCCTCTTGTTGAAATTATAACGGCTTTAATTTTTTTGGGTTTGTTTTTGAAAATTTATAATTTAACACCAGTGCGATTAGCTTTGGCGCAACACATTTATTTTTGGCCGATTGTTTTGTTTTTTTTCTTTGCTATTTATTTAGCAATTCTGATTATTTTATCAATAATCGATTTTAAATATTATCTTTTGCCTGATAATTATATTATTTTTGGTGTAGCGCTTGCTGTTTTAATGATTATTTCCTTTTATTTTATCAGTCAAAATCCAAATAACTATTTCTTTAATTGTGGCATTAATTTCTTAGGTTCTTACATTGATTATTTTAATTGTCGGATTCCTTTTTTGTTGTCGCCGATTTTAGGGGCAATTTTAATAAGTGGCTTTTTGTTTTTAATTTATTTCTTTAGTCGCGGCAAGGGGATGGGTTTTGGTGATGTAAAATTAGGTATTTTTATTGGATTAATCTTGGGTTTTACTAATAGCATTATAGCCCTAGCTTTAGCCTTTATTTTCGGTTCAATTGCTGGTATAATACTTCTAGTAGCCAAAAAAAGGACTTTAAAATCAATGGTGCCATTTGGTCCTTTTTTGGCGCTTGGTGTTTTAATAACTATTTTTTGGGGTTCAAATTTAGTAGATTTATATTTGTCTCTTTTTAATATTTTTTAAAAAATATGCGAGATATACCTATTTCAAATTCTTTATATTGGGGAGCAATTTCTTTTATGGCTGTTATTTTTGTGGCAACCGTTATTTTAAATAGCTACCTCTTTATGCTTGATAATCAATTAACCCAACAGGTTTATCTTTCACGAATTGAAGCGAATAAGGCGCGATTAATTCTACAGTATGACAGTAGAAATAAAAGAATTTTTGAGGGAGATGTGGTAATGGGACGACTAAGTTTATATGATGCTCTTGTTTTATCATCGCGGGCGGGCAATTTGCAAATTGAATTTTCTAAATTACCAGATGGGAGAATCCATCTTTCTAAAATCGAAAACTTCGCCAACAACGAAAGGCATTATTGGGAAATGAAAATACCAAATTTCAACTGGTCAAAACCGCTGAATGAGCCTGATATTGATTTAGCCAAAAT from Patescibacteria group bacterium harbors:
- a CDS encoding ComF family protein, producing MMKIKIVKNFIFDCLFPIYCVNCQSFIPAAKQLYLCDNCLDSIVINSGFICPICFRRVVDFKKCLHSNKKSHLDFLGSALFYDHPVIKNLIHQFKYQYIKEIAFTLANFLNVFWTKTTKTIEEDWGGYIVIPIPLHKKRLCERGFNQSEEIAKIFAHQFNFKILDNILIRKVDNPPQAKIENYEQRYKNIKNIFEVRSPGLINGQNIILIDDVFTSGATLQEAAKILKNNGAKKIIGLTIAR
- the pilM gene encoding type IV pilus assembly protein PilM, producing MRVLGIDIGTTNIKAVELSGTVDQPILENYGILETYGYLERNNATIQSNYFKLVEDVTIDLVKKLFLVLKPKTKRAVFSLPVFSSFITQFDLPFTDKKEIATAVTFEAKKYIPVPLEELEISWMLVGQTTEGTKEKSNIVLVATPRELVEKYRRIGQAVGLNVLGWEVEGISLIRSLIKGDKRNTLIIDMGTQITNFFIVENGFLVSYETLNIGGAEITHVISRSLGVNKERAEEFKKIKGFKVDPQEMGVVNILMPIVDNFGNEILRMMDIYQQKNNKKIERIIITGGGANMPGLVEYFEDFLNTSVEKGWPFQDIKYVDFLEPLLRDVAPFLSISTGAALKGLE
- a CDS encoding GspE/PulE family protein, yielding MIPNKNFLDLLVKNNKINQSLADRLLKESQNLNRNVEDLIYERNLISDEEIAKIKSEYYKIPLKTFTKEEIVPNEVLNIIPEEVSRTHKIVAFKKEKDTLYVGMLYPDDTKAQDILKFIAKQKKLNIAIYLVAKSDLENLWKNYRSFATRLKEIQDSVEIFKRQAKATHQLYQQRIIRIDEASGVIAEEAPVIKIVSTVLEEAVNADASDIHIEPMRNRLRVRFRLDGDLKEIMSLPLELQPAIVARIKILSDLKIDETRVPQDGRFRTLLDNKEIDFRVSTLPTALGEKVAIRILNPYIGLKTIEGLGVKDYHQKLILEGIEKPFGMILVTGPTGSGKTTTLYAVLQKLNQEDINIVSLEDPVEYFIEGLNQSQVKPEIGYNFASGLRQIVRQDPDVIMVGEIRDNETAELAVHAALTGHLVLSTLHTNNAIGVIPRLIDMKIEPYLLPASLILMVAQRLVGKLCDNCKQKVEATGILKEEIEKTIDSLPSELKKKYKKEKYEIYLPQGCKECNFKGVKGRIPIFEILKMTPSLEQVILTNPSEANLKAEAERQGMVTLRQDGIIKALEGIVSVDEVLKETVKLE
- a CDS encoding type IV pilus twitching motility protein PilT, with amino-acid sequence MDLFYKDKLEQLLMLTAQESASDLHFSVGRKPTLRIDGRLVPIVKEEVYTKDIVAGLVDALLPAEKKEEFLKNREVDFSYTLSDKARFRVNVYFQRGNMAASLRFIPYKIRTIEELNLPPVLHDFTKYTQGFVLVVGPAGHGKSTTLAALIDEINHKRTTHIITIEDPIEYVFIQDRSIIDQREVFSDTLSFHRALRSVLRQDPDVIMVGEMRDPETIQTAITAAETGHLVFSTLHTNSASQTIDRIIDSFPASQQAQIRTQLASTLVGIVSQRLVPRLNGGRVPACEVMITNSAIRNLIRDDKVYQIDLVIETSIQEKMISLNRSLANLVKQSEISLETAQSYSLNPAELANLLAR
- a CDS encoding type II secretion system F family protein; its protein translation is MAKFRYTGRNELGEIQSGVVEAGNRDLAIRVLQDNKIYVLSLESLEKKGFFENLLRSFQKVKIKNLMIFTRQLSTLLSAKVQLIDALKTLYNQINDPILRDAVFDVFTDVEGGLYLSQALSKHPRVFSDFYINMIKSAELSGRLEETLNYLADYLEKENKLTSRFRNALIYPIFILVVFLAVLILVVTVVIPQLKSVFVEADVKLPFLTRFLLNIGDFILNWGVGLIIFFGAVIILLVRYIRTEEGRRFWQQTTLSIPILGGIVKKVALSRFSSSCSALIKGGLPIANSLEIAGKITTNIVYEKILANTAEAIRTGSSISQYLAQYPDYFPPMVIQMISVGESSGRVEDLLMRVADFYSNEVDQTVSNIAEIIQPILIIALGVFMGLFIAAVLLPIYNLAQVF
- a CDS encoding type II secretion system GspH family protein yields the protein MRNKNKGFTLIEMLVVIAVIGLLAALILVGLSSFRTRGRDTRRIADLKEVQNGLEVYYMKNGNYPNVNTWSALETALVGAGIGITSIPKDPTATYNYVYGVDATQQHYVIGATIEDAAGNQSLLANDIDGNPVNLAGVTINVNCEDPVYCVGM
- a CDS encoding prepilin peptidase, producing the protein MVGGLCLIVILIGLGVGSFINVITTRFQPDSYIKFSQLVSGRSRCPFCLHQLRWYDLIPIFSFVFLKGRCRYCKNRISWQYPLVEIITALIFLGLFLKIYNLTPVRLALAQHIYFWPIVLFFFFAIYLAILIILSIIDFKYYLLPDNYIIFGVALAVLMIISFYFISQNPNNYFFNCGINFLGSYIDYFNCRIPFLLSPILGAILISGFLFLIYFFSRGKGMGFGDVKLGIFIGLILGFTNSIIALALAFIFGSIAGIILLVAKKRTLKSMVPFGPFLALGVLITIFWGSNLVDLYLSLFNIF